The Lolium perenne isolate Kyuss_39 chromosome 6, Kyuss_2.0, whole genome shotgun sequence genome segment TCAGATTCAGGGGTGGAGGGAAGAAACTTTTTTGACCCTTCCAAAGAAAAGGAAGAAAGCATGTGTatgattttcagattttttttgaaaCTATTTTTTTTAAATAGCAGGAGCACTAGTGCTCACTAGCCAAAGACACTTTCCGAGCATTTGCTATATTGCTCCAAACTGAGTGCTACTATACAAGTATAGGCACCAGCCCTCTTGCACATATCTTGTCATATAGCCATCTAGTTGTAGGCCACTTGTTCCTGCCCTTTCATCCTCATCTCCTTCTTCCTGACTATTTTACACGCTTCACATGCACTGTTAATTAATCACATATAATTTGTTCTACCAAATCGCACTGTACCTGCCAGAAATTTGTACCAATACTTCTGAGTTGAATAAGTTTGTCAACTATTTCACAAACACAGCTTCATCCATATCGCAAGAACTAGTATAATACAGTACAGAGCCAAGAGATTATTTTTCAGTTCAGTTTTTGCCCCAAAACACACAGGTCGCTTACAAGTGGGCCCTAGCTGCTAATAGGCAGCACTGAAAGTTGACAACCGACTTGCTCAAGAATCTGAAGGTGGGATTTAAAGCGTGGCTGTCGCAAAAGCCATTTCTTTTTTTTCCCCATCCAGTCACCCTGACGTGTTCCTGATTCCTCAGAGCTTATTCTAGTGCAAGCACCGGTGTAGCCCTAGATAGTCGGATTCCAGCAATAATTTGTCTATGGCTCGGTTGTGGTTGCTTATTCTGCAACGACACATCACGAGCACATAAAGTATCTATTTCCACAGCCACTACCTCTTCTGTTCTTCTCTCTTCTTGAATTGTTCAGGCCACCATGAGGCAAAAGGGTATCTTGCTTGTATGGTGCTCTACTAGTCTATGTCTCTATGATGGTCTCAAGCAAATATATTGCCCAACCACCAGTATTGATTTGGTAAACAATTGTTCCTGAAAAAGGGAAAGAACAAGGCCTCTCTTTTGGATTCCTGGAATCTGAGTATATATTTACGTCTTCGTCTTGGTTTCTAGATTCATAAGCAGCTCAGGATTTGTAAGCAAGAACCTTCTGTTTCATCTGGTAGGTGCCCTTGTTTGGGAAATTCATCCGAAACTTCTCATGACTTTTCAGGATACTGCGGCGCCCTTGCTTTTTGATGAAGCCATCAGAACAAATTCAGTGAAAGGAACGTTGGAGCTATCCTGCGGAAAGAAGAATCAACTGAAAGGTTGGTCTAGTATTCCATTTCTCCAAAGTGATTACATCTTCTTTTATAGAGCCCATAACTTCTCTCTGCCCTTCTCCTTCGATGATTTGGATTGAAGCCCTGCTCTAATGATTGGAGATCACCATATATGGTTCACACTAATTGCTCTGGCTCACGATTTAGTTCTTTCAGTGACAGGGTGAAGGATCCACTGCCTAGGAAAGATGCGGCCTTACTTTGATCCGGAATACGAGAACTTCAATCAGCGCATCAACCCTCCACGGTGCGTCTCTAATTTTTACCACTCTAATTAAGCTGCAGAACTTCAATCAGCACATTTTTTAGCACATTTGTTATAAACTATGCTGATGCCTGAACCTATTCTTAGTAACACAGTGGAATGATTTTGCAGGGTTTGCATTGACAACACCACATGCAGCGATTGTACCTTAGTGAAGGCAAGAATCATTTGAATTCATTTTACAAAGAGTCTGGGGAATCATTTCTAATTTGTGTGCGCACCATTAATTTTGTCTGCCTTGTGATCGGTGTCAGGTGGACAGCATGAACAAGAACGGCATTCTGCTGGAGGTGGTGCAGGTCCTGAGCGATCTTGACCTCACCATTCTGAAAGCGTACATCACCTCCGATGGCGGATGGTTCATGGATGGTAAAACGCCCTGTTCTACTTTCATACACTGCCACCATTGCTGCAGCTTGAATTGTTCATAGAATATGGCAATTTACGCTGTCCATCCCCTACCGATTGATGCAGTGTTTCATGTGCTGGATAAGAAAGGACAGAAGGTGACAGATGAGAAGACCATCGAGTACATTGAGAAGGTCCGTTGCTGTTCAATTTTCAGTCAATAACATTTCTGCCAACGCTGTTAGTTTTTCTCTGAAACTGAGTGGAAGCTGAATGAATTGTGTTGTTTGCTGACAGGCGCTAGGTCCGGGCAGCAATATTCCCAGTGCGAAAAAGGGCAGCACGTCGCCGGGGAGGTCGGTGGGGATGCACTCGATCGGCGACCACACCGCCATCGAGCTCAAGGGGCCCGACAGGACGGGCCTTCTCTCGGAGATCTTCGCCGTCCTGGCGGATCTCGAGTGCAACGTGATGGCCGCCGAGGTGTGGACGCACAAGACCAGGGTGGCCTGCGTGGTGTACGTCAACGACGTCTCCACGGGCCAGGCCATCGATGACCCGTGCCGGCAGAGCGGGATTGAGGAGCGGCTGAGGCACGTCCTCCGCGGGCACGGCGGggacgacgacggcggccgggGTGCGCACACCAACTTCGCCGTCGAGTCCACCCACGTCGACCGCCGGCTGCACCAGCTGATGCACGCCGACATGGAGTTTTACGAGGGCGCGCTGCAGGGCGACGCCGCCGCAGCTGACGGCACGGCGGTGACCGTGGAGCACTGCGAGGAGAAGGCCTACTCGGTGGTGAACGTCAGGTGCAGGGACCGGCCCAAGCTGCTCTTCGACATCGTTTGCACGCTGACCGATATGCAGTACGTCGTCTTCCATGCCGCGGTCACCTCCGATGGCATCTACGGCATCCAGGTTCGTACGGCAGCCCGGCAGCTCCACACACACCTGTAACAAAATTTCAGCCATGAGAACAAGAATGCTGAAACTTTTTCCCTTTTTTCTTCATCAGGAGCTGTACATCCGTCGCAAGGATGGCCGCACTCTGCTGAAAGACGAAGCAGAGAAGGTGATCAAGTACCTCGAAGCGGCCATTTCGAGAAGAGTATCCGAGGTGGTATAGGGACGCAAAATTCAGTTCAGTTTtcgtgctgttgttgttgttgttgtttctgaCTGACACCTACACGGGCTGCATTGCATTGCAGGGATTCACCCTTGAGCTGTGTGGGAGGGACAGAGTGGGGCTGCTATCGGACGTGACGAGGGTGCTCCGGGAGCACGGCCTGACGGTGACCAGGGCCGACGTGACGACTGTGGGGGAGCAGGCCATGAACGTCTTCTACGTGCGCGACGCGTCGGGGCAGCCCGTggacatgaagaccatcgaggGGCTCCGGGGACAGGTCGGGCAGACTGTCATGCTCAACGTCAAGACAGTGCCGGATGCCGTCATGGCGCCGGAGCAGGCCGGTAGCAGCATGGCCAAGACCAACTTCTTCTCCTTCGGCGGCCTCTTCTCCAAACTCCGGGTCTGAGTCTGAGCAGTCGATTTGTAGAGCTCCGATTTGAATCTCGGACCATTCTGGTCGAGCGAATTATCGTAAAATTACCAGAACTAGAGTAGTTCCATATGGCAGCTCTTGTGTATAGTCAGTCAAACCATAAGGAGCTCTATCTACCAGCGCAGACAAAGTGCTAGACTGGTGGTTCTCTTCTCTTCGGTGTAGCGCAGATTGCAGACTGCGTGTTCAGGTGCATGGCATCTGGCTATCTGATTATCCTGATCTGCATCGTTTTGCAGAAACATGGTGTCATCTGTACAAATTCTGGTCCATCATTGTCTCAGTTAGCTCAATATTTTGGGTTTCAGTTAGCTCAACATGACAAAAGCCCCATATCTGAACTGTTTTCTCCatttccaagtgcagaggtttgtagaacagcaacaaatttttcttaagtggatcatccaaaatttatcgaactcaggaagcTAGAGGTTAAAGAaaaccctctcaagcaaccctgcaattacgatacaagaagtattTTATATCCCCAACACactcaatacacttgtcagatttataggtgcactagttcagcaaagagatagtaaaatgctaatgatatggatgaatatgagtggtaataacaatctgaaataaatatggcagcaagta includes the following:
- the LOC127334501 gene encoding ACT domain-containing protein ACR3, whose amino-acid sequence is MRPYFDPEYENFNQRINPPRVCIDNTTCSDCTLVKVDSMNKNGILLEVVQVLSDLDLTILKAYITSDGGWFMDVFHVLDKKGQKVTDEKTIEYIEKALGPGSNIPSAKKGSTSPGRSVGMHSIGDHTAIELKGPDRTGLLSEIFAVLADLECNVMAAEVWTHKTRVACVVYVNDVSTGQAIDDPCRQSGIEERLRHVLRGHGGDDDGGRGAHTNFAVESTHVDRRLHQLMHADMEFYEGALQGDAAAADGTAVTVEHCEEKAYSVVNVRCRDRPKLLFDIVCTLTDMQYVVFHAAVTSDGIYGIQELYIRRKDGRTLLKDEAEKVIKYLEAAISRRVSEGFTLELCGRDRVGLLSDVTRVLREHGLTVTRADVTTVGEQAMNVFYVRDASGQPVDMKTIEGLRGQVGQTVMLNVKTVPDAVMAPEQAGSSMAKTNFFSFGGLFSKLRV